One stretch of Lacimicrobium alkaliphilum DNA includes these proteins:
- a CDS encoding UDP-glucose dehydrogenase family protein: MKVTVFGVGYVGLVQGAVLAEVGHKVVCVDVDQSKVDFLNKGGVPIYEPGLEPLVKTNLEAGRLSFTTDAKAGVEHGDVIFIAVGTPPDEDGSADLKYVLEVAGSIAEHAQKHKIVINKSTVPVGTADKVRNKLKQVRRCEQASFDVVSNPEFLKEGAAVSDCMRPDRIILGTDSDIAEKTLRELYAPFNRNHDKIIVMDIRSAELTKYAANCMLATKISFMNEMSNLAERFGADIENVRRGIGSDARIGYQFIYAGCGYGGSCFPKDVQALVRSANSAGYRARILEAVESVNYAQKEKLFEYIYRHFEGDLEGRTIALWGLSFKPNTDDMREASSRVLMEKLWQAGAKVQAFDPKAMDETQRIYGHRDDLQLLGTKESALSGADALVVCTEWQMFKAPDFELIKERLTAPVIFDGRNLYEPDQLSAMGIQYYGIGRGKSLEGKVL; this comes from the coding sequence ATGAAAGTCACCGTTTTTGGTGTGGGGTATGTTGGTCTGGTGCAAGGCGCTGTATTGGCTGAAGTGGGGCATAAAGTCGTCTGTGTGGATGTCGACCAGAGCAAAGTCGACTTTCTCAACAAAGGTGGTGTACCGATTTACGAGCCCGGTCTTGAGCCTCTGGTGAAGACCAACCTTGAGGCGGGACGCCTTAGTTTTACTACTGATGCCAAGGCGGGCGTTGAGCACGGCGATGTGATTTTTATTGCCGTTGGAACTCCCCCGGATGAAGATGGATCTGCAGATCTGAAATATGTACTCGAAGTAGCAGGCTCTATTGCCGAGCATGCACAAAAACACAAAATAGTGATTAACAAATCCACCGTACCGGTCGGAACAGCCGATAAGGTCAGAAATAAACTCAAACAAGTTCGACGTTGCGAACAGGCAAGTTTTGATGTTGTTTCTAATCCGGAATTTCTGAAAGAGGGTGCTGCTGTCAGTGACTGTATGCGCCCGGATCGTATTATTCTTGGTACTGACTCCGATATTGCCGAAAAGACCTTACGAGAGCTTTATGCTCCCTTTAACCGCAACCATGACAAGATCATCGTCATGGACATCCGCAGTGCCGAGCTGACTAAGTATGCAGCTAACTGTATGCTGGCAACCAAGATCAGTTTTATGAATGAAATGTCTAACCTGGCGGAACGTTTTGGCGCAGATATTGAGAATGTGCGCAGGGGCATTGGCTCCGATGCCCGTATTGGATACCAGTTTATTTATGCCGGTTGTGGTTATGGTGGCTCCTGCTTCCCGAAAGACGTGCAGGCGCTGGTGCGAAGTGCCAACAGCGCCGGTTATAGAGCCAGGATTCTCGAAGCGGTAGAGTCGGTGAATTATGCCCAGAAAGAAAAGTTATTTGAGTATATTTACCGCCATTTTGAAGGCGATCTTGAGGGCAGGACTATTGCGTTGTGGGGGCTCTCCTTTAAGCCCAATACTGATGATATGCGCGAAGCCTCCAGCCGGGTATTGATGGAAAAGCTGTGGCAGGCGGGTGCAAAGGTTCAGGCTTTTGATCCCAAAGCGATGGATGAAACTCAGCGCATCTATGGTCACCGTGATGATCTTCAGTTGTTAGGCACTAAGGAGAGTGCGCTTAGCGGTGCAGATGCACTGGTGGTTTGTACGGAGTGGCAGATGTTCAAAGCTCCGGATTTCGAACTGATAAAAGAACGGCTTACCGCGCCGGTGATCTTTGATGGGCGCAACCTGTATGAGCCCGATCAACTTTCCGCTATGGGGATTCAGTATTATGGCATTGGCCGGGGTAAGTCATTGGAAGGTAAGGTATTGTGA
- a CDS encoding FAD-binding oxidoreductase, whose protein sequence is MTEFFTQLKQLLSVADARILDKQQATLTYGKTTFSTPIALDAAVKVETAREVCELTALANKLGFHLYPVSSAKNWGYGSVSDLETEKPKIIMDLSLMNKIYPVSKELGLITLEPGVTQQQLCDYLTEHSWGWMTPVTGAGPNCSILANALERGYGITPRTDHFEAVTALKAVLPHPELCDKEYGSPISALDASNTDFIDKTYKWKLGPYLDGLMTQSNLGVVTQMTIRLGKKPQAFTAFYLRCFDESKFTRLSDAVRDILKDFEGIVGSINLMDRRRLISMMADNPNGNAHQVMTDEQIATLVKRHDVPGWLIVGSIYGEAGIVRAAKSAIRRRLKGLGQLLYSDSLLLKAARAVTDHFSFGPLKDIKKQLNSLEQGMQIMLGQPNQVALPLAYWRTGKVQSDRTLLPDQDGCGLLWYAPLIPMQSNKMREFVDFIRTTTPQFGIEPLITFTNLKHDCVDSTIPIVFNLADENSRTQAHNCLKALVQQGLKRGFVPYRLNIRQQQNLLDCQDSHWQVISKLKQALDPNNVLSPGRYNP, encoded by the coding sequence ATGACTGAATTTTTTACGCAATTGAAACAGCTGCTGTCTGTGGCAGATGCACGCATATTGGATAAACAACAGGCCACACTAACATACGGCAAAACTACTTTTTCAACACCTATTGCACTGGACGCTGCAGTAAAAGTGGAAACTGCCCGAGAAGTCTGTGAACTGACGGCACTGGCTAATAAATTGGGGTTTCATTTATATCCGGTCAGCTCCGCGAAAAATTGGGGCTATGGCTCAGTTTCTGATTTGGAGACAGAAAAGCCCAAGATCATTATGGATCTTAGCCTTATGAACAAGATTTACCCGGTGAGTAAAGAGCTGGGTTTGATCACCCTGGAGCCTGGTGTAACGCAGCAACAGCTTTGCGATTATCTGACAGAGCATAGCTGGGGCTGGATGACCCCGGTAACAGGAGCAGGGCCCAATTGCAGTATCCTTGCTAATGCATTGGAAAGAGGCTATGGCATTACCCCTCGCACTGATCACTTTGAAGCTGTCACCGCACTAAAAGCGGTGTTACCGCATCCTGAACTGTGCGATAAGGAGTATGGCTCTCCCATCTCAGCGCTGGATGCCAGCAACACCGACTTTATCGATAAAACCTATAAATGGAAGTTAGGGCCTTATTTGGATGGCCTGATGACTCAGAGCAACCTGGGTGTGGTCACACAGATGACCATACGCCTGGGCAAAAAACCACAAGCCTTCACCGCTTTTTATCTGCGCTGCTTTGACGAGAGCAAATTCACTCGATTGAGTGATGCAGTCAGGGACATACTCAAAGATTTCGAGGGTATTGTCGGCTCAATAAACCTGATGGACAGGCGCCGACTGATTTCCATGATGGCAGATAATCCCAATGGTAATGCTCATCAGGTGATGACAGATGAGCAAATTGCGACACTGGTAAAACGCCATGATGTACCTGGCTGGCTGATCGTTGGCTCTATATATGGAGAAGCCGGTATAGTCAGAGCCGCAAAATCCGCTATCCGGAGAAGACTCAAAGGGTTAGGCCAGTTATTATATTCCGACAGCCTGCTACTCAAAGCAGCCAGAGCCGTCACTGATCATTTCAGTTTCGGCCCGCTTAAAGACATTAAGAAGCAACTGAACTCTCTGGAGCAGGGAATGCAGATTATGCTCGGCCAGCCTAATCAGGTTGCGTTACCACTGGCTTACTGGCGTACTGGAAAAGTTCAGAGTGACAGAACACTGTTACCCGATCAGGACGGTTGCGGACTGCTCTGGTATGCCCCACTGATCCCGATGCAAAGTAACAAAATGCGGGAGTTTGTAGACTTTATACGCACCACGACCCCGCAGTTCGGGATCGAACCGCTGATCACCTTTACTAATCTCAAGCATGATTGTGTCGATTCGACCATTCCTATCGTTTTTAACCTTGCTGATGAAAACAGCCGCACCCAGGCCCACAACTGCCTGAAAGCGCTGGTTCAGCAAGGATTAAAGCGGGGGTTTGTGCCGTACAGGCTGAATATCCGGCAGCAACAGAATCTGCTGGACTGTCAGGACTCTCACTGGCAGGTTATCAGCAAGTTGAAGCAGGCACTGGATCCTAATAATGTGCTCTCTCCGGGGCGCTACAACCCCTGA
- a CDS encoding acyl carrier protein — protein sequence MNVPALVKDILVEVLQMPADTEFDADTPLLGAIPEFDSMAVVSVLTAVEENLGIAVDDDEISAETFETFGSLCSFVEEKV from the coding sequence ATGAATGTACCCGCTCTTGTTAAAGATATTTTGGTTGAAGTGTTGCAGATGCCTGCAGATACCGAATTTGATGCTGATACGCCGTTGCTGGGCGCTATTCCTGAGTTCGATTCGATGGCTGTGGTGTCTGTGCTGACGGCGGTTGAAGAGAACTTAGGGATAGCGGTGGACGATGATGAGATCAGCGCCGAGACCTTTGAAACTTTCGGCAGTCTGTGCAGTTTTGTAGAAGAAAAAGTGTAG
- a CDS encoding PEP-CTERM sorting domain-containing protein: MKKFVKAVGALSLAALSFSAVSSTIDAGGITWDASTPANPYIADVSFQQWFTNGTYGTAGGVSTITADSAASTAPAFGASLSGVGRFSQFNDGRDQLFGTFCSNGFGTCELTFAFGGLVAVGQNQWDLSNSWLNVYVDDSLDFGPANSTAYQRYNQAQNGDLWASFTFDTFDLDSDNLNAGFVDSYLSIVEGVGNPDVVEALNFHDGWYDIFYTASSQIGSSGYSISSNGQVSQVPEPTTLAVFALGLIGLGAAARRRRA, from the coding sequence ATGAAGAAGTTCGTTAAAGCCGTTGGCGCATTATCGCTTGCCGCACTTAGTTTCTCTGCCGTGTCTTCTACAATAGATGCCGGCGGTATCACCTGGGATGCTTCAACCCCAGCTAACCCTTACATTGCTGATGTTTCATTCCAGCAGTGGTTCACTAATGGTACTTATGGTACTGCTGGTGGCGTTTCAACTATCACTGCTGATAGTGCTGCTTCAACGGCTCCGGCCTTTGGTGCTTCATTGAGCGGTGTGGGTCGCTTCTCTCAGTTTAATGATGGGCGTGATCAGTTGTTCGGTACTTTCTGTTCAAACGGATTCGGCACTTGTGAACTGACGTTTGCATTTGGTGGTCTGGTTGCAGTGGGTCAGAACCAATGGGATCTGTCGAATAGCTGGTTGAATGTGTATGTTGATGACAGTCTGGATTTTGGTCCTGCTAACTCAACTGCTTATCAGCGTTATAACCAAGCTCAGAATGGTGACCTGTGGGCATCTTTCACCTTTGATACTTTCGATCTTGATAGCGATAACCTGAATGCAGGTTTCGTAGACTCTTATCTGAGTATTGTTGAAGGTGTAGGTAACCCAGACGTAGTGGAAGCCCTTAACTTCCATGACGGTTGGTACGATATTTTCTACACTGCTTCTTCACAGATTGGCAGCAGCGGATATTCTATCAGCAGTAACGGTCAGGTTTCTCAGGTTCCTGAACCTACTACACTGGCTGTATTTGCTTTAGGTCTGATTGGTTTGGGTGCTGCCGCACGCCGCCGTCGCGCTTAA
- the wecB gene encoding non-hydrolyzing UDP-N-acetylglucosamine 2-epimerase, producing MRFKKILLVFGTRPEAIKMAPLVLELQRRPEFEVQVCVTAQHRQMLDQVLQLFDLRPDYDLDLMQPGQDLYDITSRALLGLKTVLAESRPDLVLVHGDTTTTFAASLAAFYQRIAVGHVEAGLRTGDIYSPWPEECNRKLTGALTLLHFAPTQGSADNLLAENISENQVYITGNTVIDALLQVVKRIEGDPDLSESFARQFDFLDPDKKLILVTGHRRESFGGGFERICQALKELSARDDVQICYPVHLNPNVKEPVERILSGADNVHLIAPQDYLPFVYLMSRAYLILTDSGGIQEEAPSLGKPVLVMRDTTERPEAVVAGTVKLVGTDTQLIVDEATKLMDDEDAYNTMSVAHNPYGDGKGCIRIADIIKAQ from the coding sequence ATGCGTTTTAAAAAGATCCTGTTGGTGTTTGGCACCCGGCCAGAGGCGATTAAAATGGCGCCTTTGGTACTGGAGTTGCAAAGACGCCCCGAATTCGAGGTACAGGTCTGCGTCACGGCGCAGCACCGGCAAATGTTGGATCAGGTGTTGCAGCTTTTTGATCTCAGGCCTGATTACGATTTGGATCTGATGCAGCCTGGGCAGGATCTGTATGATATTACCAGCAGGGCGCTGCTGGGTCTGAAAACCGTGCTGGCAGAGTCCAGGCCTGATCTGGTATTGGTGCACGGTGATACCACAACAACCTTTGCCGCGTCTTTGGCCGCATTTTATCAGCGTATTGCGGTAGGCCATGTAGAGGCCGGGTTGCGCACGGGAGACATATACAGCCCCTGGCCTGAAGAGTGTAATCGTAAGCTTACCGGGGCACTGACCTTATTACACTTTGCCCCGACACAGGGTTCTGCCGATAATCTGTTGGCTGAGAATATATCGGAAAATCAGGTATATATTACCGGGAATACGGTTATCGATGCGTTGTTGCAGGTAGTGAAGCGCATAGAAGGCGATCCCGATCTGAGTGAGTCATTTGCCAGACAGTTTGACTTTCTTGATCCCGATAAAAAGCTGATTCTGGTAACAGGACACAGGCGGGAAAGTTTTGGTGGTGGCTTTGAGCGCATTTGTCAGGCACTAAAGGAGTTGTCCGCTCGTGATGATGTGCAGATTTGTTATCCGGTGCACCTCAATCCCAATGTGAAGGAGCCGGTGGAGCGGATTCTCAGCGGAGCAGATAATGTACACCTCATAGCCCCACAGGATTATCTGCCTTTTGTTTATCTGATGAGTCGTGCTTACCTGATTCTGACCGACTCTGGCGGGATTCAGGAAGAAGCTCCATCTCTGGGTAAACCGGTACTTGTCATGCGCGATACGACAGAGCGGCCTGAAGCGGTGGTTGCCGGCACAGTAAAGTTAGTGGGTACAGATACGCAACTTATTGTCGATGAAGCCACGAAATTGATGGATGATGAGGATGCGTATAACACCATGAGTGTGGCTCACAACCCATACGGCGATGGCAAAGGCTGTATCCGGATTGCAGATATCATCAAAGCACAATGA
- the galU gene encoding UTP--glucose-1-phosphate uridylyltransferase GalU: MNTVTKAVIPVAGLGTRMLPATKAIPKEMLPVVDKPLIQYVVAECIAAGIKEIVLVTHASKNSIENHFDTSFELEATLEKRVKRQLLDDVQSICPKDVTIMHVRQGVAKGLGHAILCARPLVGDNPFAVVLPDVLIDDAASDLSQDNLAEMVQRFDHSGANQIMVEQVPHDLISQFGVVDLGGHGLKPGESSSISQIVEKPRAEEAPSDLAVVGRYVLSANIWDMLEFTPPGAGDEIQLTDAIATLMKTEQVDAYYMKGKSHDCGSKLGYMKANVEYALRHPQLGKDFAEYLKAL, translated from the coding sequence GTGAATACTGTAACGAAAGCGGTTATTCCGGTAGCCGGCCTTGGCACCCGAATGTTGCCCGCTACCAAAGCGATTCCAAAGGAAATGTTACCGGTAGTAGACAAACCATTGATTCAGTATGTGGTTGCTGAGTGTATTGCCGCCGGAATAAAAGAAATTGTGCTGGTTACCCATGCCAGTAAAAACAGTATAGAGAACCACTTCGACACCAGCTTCGAACTTGAGGCCACCCTGGAAAAGCGGGTTAAGCGACAGTTACTGGATGATGTACAGTCTATCTGTCCTAAAGATGTGACTATTATGCATGTGCGTCAGGGGGTGGCCAAAGGTCTGGGCCACGCTATTCTGTGTGCCCGCCCATTGGTTGGAGACAATCCTTTTGCAGTGGTGCTTCCCGATGTGTTGATTGATGATGCTGCAAGTGATCTGAGCCAGGACAATCTTGCGGAAATGGTGCAGCGTTTTGATCACAGTGGTGCGAATCAGATTATGGTGGAGCAGGTACCTCATGATCTTATCAGCCAGTTTGGCGTTGTCGATTTGGGCGGGCATGGTCTGAAGCCCGGTGAATCTTCATCCATTTCTCAGATTGTAGAAAAACCCAGAGCTGAAGAGGCGCCTTCTGATCTGGCAGTAGTAGGTCGGTATGTATTGTCGGCAAATATCTGGGATATGCTCGAATTTACACCACCTGGAGCCGGAGATGAGATCCAGCTTACAGATGCCATTGCCACACTGATGAAAACAGAGCAGGTGGACGCATATTATATGAAAGGTAAAAGCCATGACTGTGGCAGTAAACTGGGTTATATGAAAGCTAATGTGGAGTATGCCCTTCGTCATCCGCAGTTGGGTAAGGATTTTGCGGAGTATCTAAAGGCTCTGTAG
- the wecC gene encoding UDP-N-acetyl-D-mannosamine dehydrogenase codes for MAFKKVSVVGLGYIGLPTAAVIASRGIEVIGIDVSQKAVDTINQGKVHIVEPDLDMVVQAAVTMGKLRASMTPEPADAFMIAVPTPFKDGHQPDLSYIEKAAEAIAPVLEKGNLVILESTSPVGATEKLASWLQALRPDLYFPDQGNAEPNIHVAHCPERVLPGRVLEELVSNDRIIGGLTPKCCDKAIELYKTFVRGECIPTNARTAEMAKLTENSFRDVNIAFANELSIICDELKIDVWELIALANRHPRVNILKPGPGVGGHCIAVDPWFIVDSAPDSAKIIRTAREINDHKPEYVINRVKAAADQFKRPVIACLGLAFKADIDDLRESPALDITSELVQSGIGEVLAVEPNIQELPQSLQGKDVRLVSLHQALEEANVLVVLVDHKPFKALTNNDINTKVVVDTRGLFSRF; via the coding sequence ATGGCATTTAAAAAAGTATCAGTAGTAGGGCTGGGTTATATCGGTTTGCCTACTGCGGCAGTGATTGCTTCACGTGGTATCGAGGTAATAGGTATAGATGTATCTCAAAAAGCCGTTGATACCATTAATCAGGGCAAGGTACATATTGTTGAGCCAGATCTGGACATGGTGGTACAGGCTGCAGTGACTATGGGCAAGCTGCGGGCGTCAATGACCCCCGAACCTGCTGATGCTTTTATGATTGCCGTTCCGACACCGTTCAAGGATGGTCATCAGCCAGACCTGAGCTACATAGAGAAGGCTGCTGAGGCGATTGCGCCAGTTCTGGAAAAGGGCAATCTGGTGATTCTTGAATCCACCTCTCCGGTTGGTGCAACTGAAAAGCTGGCCAGCTGGTTACAGGCTCTTCGCCCAGATTTGTACTTTCCGGACCAGGGGAACGCTGAGCCTAATATTCATGTTGCCCATTGCCCTGAACGGGTTTTGCCAGGCCGGGTTCTGGAAGAACTGGTATCTAATGATCGTATTATCGGTGGCCTGACCCCAAAATGTTGTGACAAGGCCATCGAGCTTTACAAGACCTTTGTGCGTGGTGAATGTATTCCGACCAATGCCCGTACCGCGGAGATGGCAAAGCTGACAGAAAACTCCTTCCGGGATGTGAATATCGCCTTTGCCAATGAACTTTCGATTATCTGTGATGAGCTGAAAATAGATGTCTGGGAGCTCATCGCCCTGGCTAACCGCCATCCCAGAGTCAATATTCTTAAACCCGGTCCTGGCGTTGGCGGGCATTGTATTGCGGTTGATCCCTGGTTTATTGTTGACTCGGCGCCGGATTCGGCAAAGATCATCCGTACCGCGCGGGAGATCAATGACCACAAGCCAGAATATGTTATTAACCGGGTCAAGGCGGCAGCCGATCAGTTTAAACGCCCGGTGATTGCCTGCCTTGGGCTGGCTTTTAAAGCGGATATTGATGATTTACGCGAGAGTCCGGCTCTGGATATCACCTCAGAGTTGGTTCAATCAGGTATTGGCGAGGTGCTGGCGGTAGAGCCTAATATTCAGGAGTTACCGCAGAGCCTGCAAGGCAAAGATGTACGTCTGGTCAGCTTGCATCAGGCTCTGGAAGAGGCAAATGTACTGGTGGTGCTGGTAGATCATAAACCCTTTAAGGCCTTAACCAATAATGATATTAATACTAAAGTGGTTGTAGATACCCGGGGACTGTTCAGTCGCTTCTGA
- the prsT gene encoding XrtA/PEP-CTERM system TPR-repeat protein PrsT gives MNKTRLSAVTLALVIGLSACSQKSAEEYLANAQNMIAEGEDKAAIVELKNALSQAPDMGLARLLLGELYFDQNDFISAEKELLRAMEHLSDVSRVVPLLARTYYYQGDYAGVISLYEQQTDIREDAAQTTHLFAYISSLRSSPEAQNWLTFPDNLTGDNLLIARAYRALVEGQLQEANDAISEFSEEKLQVEKDFLQGLVAFREGRFEEAAAHYNGVLTQTPNLHPVRFQLVEAQINARQFEQADENLDRLLKLSKENPYANLLKSKLRFIQQDFDNALPFAEKAIQNGMDIKLSQIIAGVSAYKLRQLESAYRYLKRAASDLGKGHDVHRLLAQVQLMLGYTDEARLTLNELDVLNETDAGLFAEAGLQMAGQGDLATAGDYLSRASEADQNNARFKLTEGLVKLVGEDESGIADIEAALANDSSLQQGWVLLAETYLDKGQKQKAIDVAKQWQQTDAASGMALEGLIELNSGDTTSAEQALLAALKQDNQHLGASHYLVQLYKQQNKPQKALEYVNHILSFAPANFQALTDLVRVKQQLEQSEDIIPALSSHREQFPELAEPKWVLAEYLRHVNQPEKAIEVLGTDLDKLQATGTMILGDAYVQTGRYEEAREAFVSVREANPGILGGWLRSAGIEELTGQYDNALDIVNQALERFPDHSRLLLLKVNYLTKTNQLDAAKQVLTSAKSSDADTALLARLEGELALSARRYSQAEQKFRDFYQARPGFEAASLLAIALQNTDKVPEAARLLEAEFGKLQRPMMEYHTLAEFYSNNEMYSQAEQKYEQFLQRYPGHFPSLNNYASLKIKQQQYDQALVLAKQAQEAAPQVPQVMDTLGWAYYKTGDIENAVRLLKEAARKLPADINVQMNLAEVLVAAGDAQSAFSILQKVEPEDDQQNERLQRLKAKVGGMG, from the coding sequence ATGAATAAGACGAGATTATCTGCTGTTACATTGGCGCTGGTGATTGGGTTGTCGGCTTGCAGTCAGAAAAGCGCTGAGGAATATCTGGCCAACGCCCAGAATATGATCGCAGAGGGAGAAGATAAGGCAGCGATAGTCGAACTTAAAAATGCGCTGTCTCAGGCACCGGACATGGGACTGGCCAGGCTGCTACTCGGAGAACTCTATTTTGATCAGAACGACTTTATCTCGGCGGAGAAAGAGTTGCTCAGAGCAATGGAGCACCTTTCTGATGTAAGCCGCGTGGTGCCGTTGCTAGCCAGGACTTACTATTATCAGGGCGACTATGCCGGGGTAATAAGCCTCTATGAACAACAAACGGACATCAGAGAAGATGCTGCTCAGACGACTCATCTTTTCGCATATATCTCGTCCCTTCGCTCCAGCCCCGAAGCTCAGAACTGGCTGACCTTCCCGGATAATCTTACCGGGGACAACCTGTTAATTGCCAGGGCATATCGGGCTCTGGTGGAGGGGCAGCTGCAGGAAGCCAACGACGCCATTTCAGAATTCAGTGAAGAAAAACTTCAGGTAGAGAAAGATTTTTTGCAAGGACTGGTCGCCTTCCGGGAGGGCAGATTTGAAGAAGCAGCAGCGCATTATAATGGCGTATTGACGCAGACTCCCAATCTCCATCCCGTTCGTTTCCAGCTTGTTGAGGCGCAGATTAACGCCCGGCAGTTTGAGCAGGCTGATGAGAACCTCGACCGGTTGCTGAAGCTGAGCAAAGAAAACCCTTATGCCAATTTGTTAAAGAGCAAGTTACGCTTTATTCAGCAGGATTTTGACAATGCATTACCCTTTGCTGAAAAGGCAATACAAAATGGCATGGATATTAAGCTGTCGCAGATTATTGCAGGTGTCAGCGCGTACAAGCTCAGGCAGCTTGAGTCGGCTTATCGCTATCTTAAGAGAGCGGCAAGCGATCTTGGCAAGGGCCATGATGTCCATCGCTTGCTGGCGCAGGTACAACTGATGTTGGGCTATACCGATGAGGCCAGATTGACGCTGAATGAGCTGGATGTGCTGAATGAAACAGATGCTGGTCTGTTTGCCGAAGCTGGCCTGCAGATGGCCGGTCAGGGAGACCTGGCGACAGCAGGTGACTACCTTTCCAGAGCCAGTGAGGCGGATCAGAACAATGCCAGATTTAAATTAACAGAGGGCCTGGTTAAACTGGTAGGAGAAGACGAATCCGGGATTGCCGATATAGAGGCAGCACTAGCCAATGACAGCAGCCTGCAGCAGGGCTGGGTGTTATTGGCAGAAACCTACCTGGATAAAGGGCAGAAGCAGAAAGCCATCGATGTAGCAAAACAATGGCAGCAAACCGATGCGGCCAGTGGCATGGCCCTTGAAGGTCTGATTGAACTGAATTCAGGAGATACAACCTCTGCTGAACAGGCATTGTTGGCCGCACTGAAGCAGGACAATCAACACCTGGGAGCGAGTCATTACCTTGTACAACTCTATAAGCAGCAGAATAAACCGCAAAAAGCGCTGGAATATGTAAATCATATCCTCTCCTTTGCGCCGGCGAATTTCCAGGCGCTGACTGACCTGGTCAGAGTCAAGCAACAGCTGGAACAATCAGAAGACATTATTCCGGCGTTATCGTCCCATCGCGAGCAGTTTCCGGAGTTGGCCGAGCCGAAATGGGTGCTGGCAGAGTATTTGCGTCATGTTAATCAGCCGGAAAAAGCCATCGAGGTGCTGGGAACCGATTTGGATAAGCTGCAAGCGACCGGGACAATGATTCTTGGTGATGCTTATGTGCAAACCGGGCGCTACGAAGAGGCCAGGGAAGCTTTTGTCAGCGTCAGGGAAGCCAATCCAGGCATTTTAGGTGGCTGGTTGCGCAGTGCCGGAATTGAAGAGTTGACCGGGCAGTATGACAATGCATTAGACATTGTTAATCAGGCGCTGGAGCGCTTCCCCGACCATTCCCGCTTGCTTCTGCTCAAGGTTAATTATCTGACAAAAACCAACCAGCTGGATGCGGCGAAGCAGGTTCTGACCAGCGCAAAAAGCAGTGACGCAGATACGGCGTTATTGGCCAGGCTGGAAGGGGAACTGGCATTGTCGGCCAGGCGCTACTCACAGGCTGAACAAAAGTTCAGAGATTTTTATCAGGCCAGGCCGGGCTTTGAAGCCGCTTCGTTGCTGGCTATTGCGCTGCAAAATACCGACAAAGTCCCTGAAGCGGCAAGGTTGCTGGAAGCCGAATTTGGGAAATTGCAACGTCCGATGATGGAATATCATACGCTGGCGGAGTTCTATTCCAACAATGAGATGTATTCACAGGCTGAGCAGAAATATGAACAGTTTTTACAACGCTACCCTGGGCATTTTCCCAGCCTCAACAACTATGCCAGCCTGAAAATAAAGCAGCAACAGTATGATCAGGCCCTGGTACTGGCTAAACAGGCGCAGGAAGCCGCACCTCAGGTACCCCAGGTCATGGATACCCTTGGATGGGCCTATTACAAGACTGGTGATATAGAGAATGCCGTACGCCTATTGAAAGAGGCGGCACGTAAGCTACCCGCTGATATCAATGTACAGATGAATCTGGCCGAAGTATTGGTGGCTGCAGGTGATGCACAATCGGCTTTCAGTATTCTGCAAAAGGTGGAGCCAGAAGATGACCAGCAAAATGAAAGGCTCCAGCGCCTTAAAGCAAAAGTGGGGGGAATGGGGTGA